From one Shewanella sp. GD04112 genomic stretch:
- a CDS encoding WYL domain-containing protein, which yields MVTADVKWEQLLRFRLIEIVALWEGRLTTNHLCNSFNIGRQQASRDIANYQKLFEIPPLVHDRGIKGYRPTNDFKPRFTQGTPNEYLSLLNKYTNENIDGFDLQGLGQANSIVLSVPDRHVAPIIVRRLLQAAREQRCVDVDYVSLEHPSERGRNIAPHTLVFDGFRWHVRAYCEEKKGFRDFVLSRFRNEPEILDKSSLTKEDDDDWNIEETFEITTNPFLTQEQQLVVKADYGMLEAQFFVSCRRALIKYYVKRLNICLDTKKLKSSPQANQLTVAQPHSLKRWIL from the coding sequence ATGGTTACCGCTGACGTTAAATGGGAGCAGCTTCTTAGATTTCGACTCATTGAAATCGTTGCCCTTTGGGAAGGCAGGCTCACAACCAATCATCTTTGCAATTCATTCAACATCGGGCGGCAGCAAGCATCGAGAGACATTGCTAACTATCAGAAGCTTTTCGAAATACCTCCGCTTGTTCATGACCGGGGGATTAAAGGCTATAGACCCACTAATGACTTTAAACCACGTTTTACGCAGGGAACGCCAAACGAGTACCTGTCTCTATTAAACAAATACACTAACGAAAATATTGATGGTTTTGACCTTCAAGGGCTAGGGCAAGCAAACTCGATCGTGCTCAGTGTACCTGACCGCCATGTTGCACCAATTATCGTTAGGCGTTTGCTTCAAGCAGCAAGAGAGCAGCGATGTGTTGATGTTGACTATGTTTCGTTAGAGCACCCTTCTGAGCGAGGAAGAAACATTGCACCGCACACCCTTGTTTTCGATGGTTTTAGATGGCACGTACGAGCTTACTGTGAAGAGAAGAAGGGATTTCGAGACTTTGTTCTAAGCCGATTCAGGAATGAACCTGAAATCCTCGATAAGTCTTCTTTGACCAAAGAAGATGATGACGATTGGAACATCGAAGAAACTTTCGAAATCACAACGAACCCCTTTCTTACTCAAGAACAGCAACTGGTTGTAAAAGCAGACTATGGGATGCTTGAAGCACAGTTTTTCGTATCTTGCAGAAGAGCTTTGATTAAGTATTACGTAAAACGCCTAAACATATGCCTTGACACAAAAAAGCTGAAATCTTCACCTCAAGCTAACCAGCTCACGGTCGCTCAGCCACATAGTTTAAAACGGTGGATCTTGTGA
- the fdnG gene encoding formate dehydrogenase-N subunit alpha, protein MNRRQFFKLCAVGAATSTISALGLMSEKAFASVRGFKLLRAKETRNNCCYCSVGCGLLMYSQSSNGKNAEQSIFHIEGDADNPINRGALCPKGAGLVDYVNSPHRLKYPEVRLPGSDKWQRISWHEAFKRIARLIKDERDANLVEKNAQGQTVNRLVSLGMMTSSAQANEGCYITHKFGRAIGMLGIDNIARVCHAPTPAAMAPTFGRGAMTSHWADMKNTDLAIVMGGNAAEAHPVGFGWVTEAMEHNNAKLIVVDPRFNRSAAVADLYAPIRSGTDIAFLLGMIRYLLETQQINLNYVKAYTNATFIVREDFEFNDGLFSGYDEANHKYDQSTWFYELDEEGYAKVDPSLSHPRCVINLLKKHVDRYDPDTVSSITGTPKDAYLEVCQQIGATHVDHKAATFLYALGWTQHSVGAQNIRTMAMIQLLLGNMGIMGGGVNALRGHSNVQGATDLGLLCQGLPGYLKLPQDRDVDLQNYLAHYTPKALRPNQTNYWHNYPAFTVSLLKAFFGDHATAENDYGYDWLPKWDQQYDINKQIDMMVHGEVNGYFIQGINALNSQPDKQKVSKGLSNLKFLVVLDALANETSSFWRNAGQFNDVDTASIQTEVFRLPTTCFAEESGSIANSSRWLQWHFKGANPPGEALSDPAILSGIMLELKRLYREEGGRLPEPIEAIKWDYAMEHEPSSEEIAQEMNGYDLTTGKLLNGFSELKADGSTSCGIWVYSGMWTEAGNLMARRDNSDPSGKGITPNWSFAWPANRRILYNRASCDVQGKPRDPSRVLLEYKDNKWQGIDVPDFNAKLNAEDSAHPFIMQADGVGHLFALRDLKDGPFPEHYEPFESPLASNPLHPKVTNNPVARMFKGLRESFGTNEEFPYVGTTYSMTEHFNNWTTHCHLAAITQPQHFIEIDETLAAEKGINNGDWVKVSSKRSHIVTKAYVTKRLQPMMVQGKKVHTIGIPRHGSYEALTQKSYIVNELTSSVGDANTQTPEYKAFLVNIAKAEGF, encoded by the coding sequence ATGAATAGACGACAGTTTTTTAAACTCTGTGCTGTGGGAGCCGCGACTTCTACTATTTCTGCACTGGGGTTGATGTCCGAAAAGGCATTTGCATCCGTCAGAGGTTTTAAATTGCTACGCGCAAAAGAGACGCGTAACAATTGTTGCTACTGCTCTGTGGGTTGTGGGTTGTTGATGTACAGCCAGAGCAGCAACGGGAAGAATGCGGAGCAGAGCATTTTTCATATTGAGGGCGATGCCGATAATCCAATTAACCGCGGTGCTCTGTGTCCTAAGGGTGCAGGCTTGGTTGACTATGTAAACAGCCCCCACCGTTTGAAATATCCTGAAGTGCGTTTACCCGGTTCGGATAAATGGCAGCGCATTAGCTGGCATGAGGCCTTTAAGCGTATCGCAAGACTCATCAAAGACGAGCGCGATGCCAATCTGGTTGAAAAAAATGCCCAGGGTCAAACCGTTAACCGCTTAGTCAGCCTAGGCATGATGACCTCATCGGCCCAAGCAAACGAAGGCTGCTACATCACCCATAAGTTCGGCCGTGCCATTGGTATGCTAGGGATAGATAACATCGCCCGCGTTTGCCACGCCCCAACACCAGCCGCAATGGCGCCCACCTTTGGCCGCGGTGCTATGACGAGCCACTGGGCGGATATGAAAAATACCGATCTGGCCATTGTGATGGGTGGTAATGCAGCAGAAGCGCATCCCGTTGGTTTTGGTTGGGTGACAGAAGCGATGGAGCATAACAACGCCAAGTTGATTGTGGTCGATCCGCGCTTTAACCGCAGTGCTGCCGTCGCCGATTTATATGCGCCTATTCGTTCGGGCACTGATATTGCCTTCCTGCTCGGCATGATCCGCTACTTGCTCGAAACACAGCAAATCAACCTTAACTATGTCAAAGCCTATACCAACGCCACGTTTATCGTGCGGGAAGACTTTGAATTTAACGACGGTTTATTCAGTGGCTACGATGAGGCTAACCATAAATACGACCAATCCACTTGGTTCTATGAGTTAGATGAAGAGGGCTACGCCAAGGTTGACCCTAGCTTAAGTCATCCACGCTGCGTGATTAACCTGTTGAAAAAACACGTTGATCGCTACGATCCTGACACAGTGTCCAGCATCACGGGTACGCCTAAAGACGCCTATCTTGAAGTATGTCAGCAAATTGGGGCGACCCATGTTGACCATAAAGCCGCAACCTTCCTGTATGCCCTCGGTTGGACACAGCACAGCGTCGGCGCGCAAAACATCCGCACCATGGCGATGATCCAATTGCTGCTTGGCAATATGGGGATCATGGGCGGCGGCGTGAATGCGCTGCGTGGTCACTCAAACGTTCAAGGCGCGACAGACTTAGGTTTATTGTGCCAAGGATTACCTGGCTACCTGAAACTGCCTCAAGATAGAGATGTTGATTTACAAAACTATTTAGCCCATTACACCCCAAAAGCCTTAAGACCAAACCAAACCAACTATTGGCACAATTACCCAGCCTTTACCGTGTCGTTGTTAAAAGCGTTTTTCGGTGATCATGCCACCGCAGAAAACGATTATGGTTATGACTGGCTGCCAAAGTGGGACCAACAGTACGATATCAATAAGCAAATCGACATGATGGTTCACGGTGAGGTCAATGGCTACTTTATCCAAGGTATCAACGCACTTAACTCCCAGCCCGATAAGCAAAAAGTGTCTAAGGGCTTATCTAATCTGAAGTTCTTAGTAGTGCTCGATGCACTGGCAAATGAAACTTCCAGCTTCTGGCGCAATGCGGGTCAGTTTAACGATGTGGATACCGCCAGCATTCAAACTGAAGTCTTCCGCTTACCCACAACCTGTTTTGCTGAGGAAAGTGGTTCAATTGCTAACTCGAGCCGTTGGTTACAATGGCACTTTAAGGGCGCCAATCCACCCGGCGAAGCCTTATCAGATCCGGCAATTCTTTCTGGCATCATGCTGGAATTAAAACGTTTATACCGTGAAGAGGGCGGCCGTTTACCTGAGCCGATTGAAGCCATCAAGTGGGATTACGCGATGGAGCATGAACCCAGCTCCGAGGAAATCGCGCAGGAGATGAATGGTTATGATCTCACGACCGGTAAGCTACTCAATGGCTTCTCCGAGTTAAAAGCCGATGGCTCAACCTCATGCGGTATTTGGGTTTACTCGGGAATGTGGACCGAAGCGGGCAACCTCATGGCGCGTCGTGATAATAGCGATCCATCCGGTAAAGGCATTACCCCGAATTGGTCATTCGCTTGGCCTGCAAACCGCCGTATCTTGTATAACCGCGCTTCCTGCGACGTGCAAGGTAAGCCGCGCGATCCGAGCCGTGTACTGCTCGAATACAAGGACAACAAGTGGCAGGGCATTGATGTGCCAGACTTTAATGCCAAGTTGAATGCCGAAGATTCGGCCCATCCTTTCATCATGCAAGCCGATGGTGTTGGCCACTTATTTGCCCTGCGTGACTTAAAAGATGGTCCATTCCCAGAGCATTATGAGCCGTTCGAATCGCCACTGGCGAGTAACCCGCTGCATCCTAAAGTCACCAATAATCCGGTGGCGCGGATGTTCAAAGGCTTACGTGAAAGCTTTGGTACCAATGAAGAATTCCCCTATGTTGGCACCACTTACTCGATGACGGAGCACTTCAACAACTGGACCACGCATTGTCACCTAGCTGCGATTACCCAGCCACAACACTTTATCGAAATCGATGAAACGTTAGCGGCGGAAAAGGGCATCAATAACGGTGATTGGGTCAAAGTAAGCTCCAAGCGCTCGCATATTGTCACTAAGGCCTATGTGACTAAACGACTCCAACCCATGATGGTTCAGGGCAAAAAAGTCCACACCATTGGTATTCCACGCCATGGCAGTTACGAGGCCCTGACGCAAAAGAGTTATATCGTCAACGAGCTAACTTCATCTGTGGGCGATGCCAACACCCAAACCCCTGAATATAAAGCATTCCTTGTGAATATTGCCAAAGCGGAGGGCTTCTAA
- a CDS encoding LamG-like jellyroll fold domain-containing protein: MVLKRSFVSASLIMALASCGGDDSSYSADDTNTFTLPPPMTSADPIIAGEVSYKNAVVHDPSIIKDTDGTYYVFGSHLAVASSTDLMNWTQIASDGAAESSLFNTYESEIAEGTAWTGGFVGSWAPDVIKLADGKYHFYYDFCGGPDKIDCVSRSYLGMATSDNILGPYVNQGLILKSGQEGAENPGANGQIYDGFVDPNAIDPAVFYDKDGGLWMTYGSYSGGIWVMQLDPATGKPLADQGYGTKIMGGNYSAIEGSYVIYSPESEYYYMFTSFGGFAQKDGYNIRISRAKNPNGPYVDAAGLDMIGATAAGNIADYGVKLMGGFQFVAHPGDVGHDHGYLSPGHNSAFYDAQTGKYFLVFHTRFPDTDEGHSVRVHELFLNSDGWLVASPHRYAPINGDNIVDEIDVTGDYQFINHAKNINTAAHKSVHVKLSRTWTNKGTVSGDVTGSYQQGDDNQITLILDNLGTFEGVLAWQWDPEQNKLMPTFSAISNDGVSIWGVKLTDKTTEEILSASANGISLPTEVTEGTLALPTQGTRGSTIEWKSSDESVIRTDGTIIRPNVGEGDKVVTLTATIMVNGKKVTKTFQITVFAHKTYNRIAHYSFENNLKDSLGLFGDGQPTGDRIFKAGDAIGYATGFEGQALSLDGAHGVLLPSGIISSYEYTVSFWASPVVITGFTTAFFGAVNEQTAEDGSKFSNTWVSLLPQGWDGNTMFWSHNIDTSGSSVLETWFDGVTGERIAENTWSHLAFSVNKGLVKVFINGVERFSSGNLANYFTGAQGVFGLGVNYWDVPYNGLIDELKVYEAALTAEEVKALDIDKLADSELLSSATAILELGDLSAVRENIELPVTGPYASAISWESSDPTTIDTHGGVTQPVRGEEDKVVTLTATLKLGNATQTKVFTATVKAKNPPTPVAIYSFEDNLNDSTANFGAGTVVGNLIGVEGGKISYVDGAVGKAAVFDGASGIVLPNNLIKDYTYSVSMWLNPEQLNKYTTALFGYATDSSWTSVLPGGQNDYERMVLWSGTAWYDGRTGFVMPKSQWTHLAYTVNGGEVKVYINGELKFTGANFPNIFSVPTTKFAVGVNFWDVPFKGAIDEIKFYDEAITEQDVADLFGESNQ; the protein is encoded by the coding sequence ATGGTGCTTAAACGCTCATTCGTGTCAGCAAGCTTGATCATGGCACTAGCCTCCTGTGGTGGGGACGACAGCAGCTATAGTGCAGACGACACAAATACCTTTACACTTCCTCCCCCTATGACATCGGCGGATCCGATAATTGCAGGTGAGGTGAGCTACAAAAATGCAGTGGTTCATGATCCTTCCATCATTAAAGATACCGATGGCACCTATTATGTTTTCGGCTCCCACCTCGCGGTGGCCAGTTCTACTGATTTAATGAACTGGACACAAATTGCCTCAGATGGTGCAGCCGAGAGCAGCCTGTTCAATACCTATGAGTCAGAAATCGCGGAAGGCACCGCATGGACGGGTGGCTTTGTTGGCTCGTGGGCACCGGATGTGATAAAGCTTGCCGACGGTAAGTACCATTTCTATTACGACTTCTGTGGCGGCCCCGATAAGATTGATTGCGTATCGCGCTCCTATCTGGGGATGGCCACCTCTGACAATATTTTAGGCCCTTATGTTAACCAAGGCTTGATCCTGAAATCAGGTCAAGAGGGGGCTGAAAACCCTGGCGCAAACGGTCAAATTTACGATGGCTTTGTCGACCCTAACGCTATCGATCCCGCCGTGTTTTACGATAAAGATGGCGGCCTGTGGATGACCTATGGTTCCTATTCCGGCGGGATCTGGGTGATGCAGTTAGATCCAGCAACGGGTAAACCGTTAGCGGATCAGGGCTATGGCACTAAGATCATGGGCGGCAATTATAGTGCGATTGAAGGGTCTTATGTTATCTATAGCCCAGAATCTGAATACTACTATATGTTTACCTCCTTTGGCGGCTTCGCCCAGAAAGACGGTTACAACATTCGTATCTCTCGCGCTAAAAATCCTAACGGTCCCTATGTGGATGCTGCGGGTCTGGACATGATTGGCGCAACGGCCGCAGGCAATATCGCCGACTATGGTGTCAAACTGATGGGCGGTTTCCAATTTGTGGCCCACCCGGGCGATGTGGGTCATGATCACGGTTACCTGTCACCCGGCCACAACTCCGCTTTTTATGATGCACAAACGGGCAAATACTTCTTAGTATTCCATACGCGCTTCCCCGATACCGACGAAGGTCACAGCGTGCGCGTGCATGAACTATTTCTCAACAGCGATGGTTGGCTAGTTGCCTCACCACATCGTTATGCACCGATCAACGGCGATAACATTGTCGATGAAATCGATGTTACTGGTGATTATCAATTTATTAATCACGCAAAAAATATTAATACCGCGGCACACAAATCAGTCCATGTGAAGTTATCCCGTACTTGGACCAATAAAGGCACTGTCTCCGGCGATGTGACTGGTAGTTACCAACAGGGCGATGACAACCAAATCACCTTAATACTAGACAATTTAGGCACTTTTGAAGGCGTACTCGCCTGGCAATGGGATCCTGAGCAAAACAAACTCATGCCAACCTTTAGCGCCATTTCTAATGATGGGGTGAGTATTTGGGGCGTGAAGCTCACCGATAAAACCACTGAGGAAATTTTATCGGCATCGGCAAATGGCATTAGCCTGCCGACCGAAGTCACCGAAGGCACGCTCGCCTTACCGACACAAGGTACCCGTGGGTCAACTATCGAGTGGAAATCGAGCGACGAGTCAGTAATCAGAACCGATGGCACCATTATCCGACCCAACGTTGGCGAGGGCGATAAGGTCGTGACCTTAACCGCGACAATTATGGTCAACGGTAAGAAGGTGACTAAAACCTTCCAAATTACCGTATTTGCCCATAAAACCTATAACCGTATTGCCCACTACAGCTTCGAGAATAACCTCAAGGATTCCCTAGGCTTATTTGGTGATGGTCAACCCACTGGCGATAGGATCTTCAAAGCGGGTGATGCCATTGGTTACGCCACAGGCTTTGAAGGACAAGCCCTATCATTAGATGGTGCCCACGGGGTGTTACTGCCATCGGGCATTATCTCCAGCTACGAGTACACAGTGTCTTTCTGGGCAAGTCCTGTGGTTATCACAGGATTTACCACGGCATTCTTCGGCGCAGTTAACGAGCAAACCGCTGAAGATGGTAGCAAGTTCTCCAATACCTGGGTCAGCTTGCTGCCACAGGGCTGGGACGGTAATACCATGTTCTGGAGCCATAATATCGATACCAGTGGCAGCTCAGTACTGGAGACCTGGTTTGATGGTGTAACGGGTGAGCGCATCGCTGAAAACACTTGGTCGCATCTGGCGTTCTCCGTCAATAAAGGGCTCGTTAAAGTCTTTATCAACGGGGTTGAGCGCTTTAGCAGCGGTAACCTTGCCAACTACTTTACGGGGGCTCAGGGCGTTTTCGGTCTTGGGGTTAACTACTGGGATGTTCCATACAACGGCCTTATCGATGAGCTAAAAGTATATGAAGCGGCATTAACGGCTGAAGAAGTCAAAGCCCTCGATATCGACAAGTTAGCCGATAGTGAACTCTTGTCCTCAGCAACGGCCATTCTGGAGCTAGGCGACTTATCGGCGGTGCGTGAAAACATCGAACTGCCAGTAACGGGTCCTTATGCTTCGGCCATTTCATGGGAATCGTCAGATCCAACGACTATTGATACTCATGGTGGCGTAACGCAACCTGTTCGTGGTGAAGAAGACAAGGTTGTCACCTTAACGGCGACCTTAAAACTGGGTAATGCGACCCAAACCAAAGTCTTCACGGCAACCGTTAAAGCTAAGAATCCGCCAACACCGGTCGCAATCTATAGTTTTGAAGACAATCTTAACGACAGTACCGCTAACTTCGGCGCGGGCACTGTAGTGGGTAACCTGATTGGCGTTGAAGGCGGTAAAATCAGCTATGTGGATGGCGCGGTAGGCAAGGCGGCGGTCTTTGATGGTGCCTCTGGTATTGTATTGCCGAATAACCTTATCAAAGACTACACCTATTCAGTGTCAATGTGGCTCAACCCTGAGCAGCTGAATAAGTACACTACAGCCTTGTTTGGTTATGCGACGGATTCCAGCTGGACCAGCGTCTTACCAGGCGGTCAAAATGATTATGAGCGCATGGTGTTATGGTCAGGCACAGCATGGTACGACGGTAGAACTGGTTTTGTGATGCCAAAATCCCAATGGACGCACCTTGCGTACACAGTGAATGGCGGCGAGGTGAAGGTCTATATCAATGGTGAATTGAAGTTTACCGGCGCGAACTTCCCGAACATATTCTCAGTACCGACCACTAAGTTTGCGGTCGGGGTTAACTTCTGGGATGTGCCTTTCAAAGGGGCAATCGATGAAATCAAGTTCTATGACGAAGCGATTACTGAACAAGATGTGGCTGATTTATTTGGCGAATCTAATCAATAA
- the fdhE gene encoding formate dehydrogenase accessory protein FdhE gives MKMASDIPLSFVDKSPLALKPLKAAHPEKIYQHRARRLAQLAQDSPLADYLKLCQILVSTQQKLAATDMGPVPMIDAEVPYPLSLSQTQTAQDWLKALQALLTKLVSQVPTHLVPVLQELQQQSPTQLLEWGTQLRQGEFSAVPAQYSLFIWAGLSLYWSHWAPMVIARMDVNKVKQSSLCPVCGSHPVASMIVDEPREGLRYLHCSLCESEWHYVRAHCTCCEQSREMSIWSFDDHKAAVRIESCEACKGYTKMLFTNRLPLLDAAADDIASMGLDAELNAKGYGATTVNPLLLAHEA, from the coding sequence ATGAAGATGGCCAGCGATATCCCGTTAAGTTTTGTTGATAAATCCCCCTTAGCATTAAAACCGCTAAAAGCGGCACATCCTGAGAAAATTTATCAGCATAGAGCACGTCGTTTAGCACAATTAGCGCAGGATTCTCCGCTGGCGGATTATCTCAAGCTCTGCCAAATCCTAGTGTCGACGCAGCAAAAACTTGCGGCAACGGATATGGGCCCAGTACCAATGATTGACGCTGAGGTGCCATATCCGTTGTCCCTAAGCCAAACTCAAACGGCTCAGGATTGGTTAAAAGCATTGCAAGCATTGCTAACAAAATTGGTATCTCAAGTGCCCACGCATTTAGTGCCTGTTCTACAGGAGTTACAACAGCAGTCGCCAACTCAATTGCTAGAGTGGGGCACTCAACTGAGGCAAGGGGAGTTTAGTGCCGTGCCTGCGCAGTACAGCCTATTTATTTGGGCGGGATTGTCCTTGTATTGGTCACACTGGGCCCCCATGGTGATTGCACGAATGGATGTGAATAAGGTTAAACAGTCTAGCCTTTGCCCGGTGTGCGGCAGTCATCCCGTCGCCAGCATGATTGTCGATGAGCCACGGGAAGGGCTGCGCTATCTGCATTGCAGTCTGTGTGAAAGCGAGTGGCACTATGTGCGCGCCCATTGTACCTGCTGCGAGCAATCCCGGGAGATGTCAATTTGGTCGTTTGATGACCATAAGGCAGCCGTGCGGATTGAGAGCTGCGAGGCGTGCAAGGGATACACTAAGATGTTGTTTACCAACCGTTTGCCATTGTTAGATGCGGCAGCGGACGATATCGCATCGATGGGATTGGATGCCGAGCTCAATGCAAAGGGCTATGGTGCCACAACGGTAAATCCACTGTTACTTGCACATGAAGCCTAA
- the fdxH gene encoding formate dehydrogenase subunit beta codes for MASQDIIRISGTTDITPASQARIGAVQQVTKLFDATKCTGCKACQVACSEWNDLREDVGTFQGSYQNPMILSPESWNIMQYHEVMDNNKLRWQFTHTACMHCADPACLKACSTSGAIVQHANGTVDFDSNKCIGCGYCASACPFNVPKISAKDNKAYKCTLCSDRLAVGLEPSCVKTCTVGALRFGTREDMLFYAEKRVEQLKERGFSKAGLYNPEGVGGTHMMMILHDITQPETYGMPKDPQIPAATEWRQDWLKPLGTAGLLATAAFALMHRIAVGRNIVEEDQPGYIDAGATEEEKQ; via the coding sequence ATGGCTTCTCAAGATATTATCCGCATCTCAGGCACCACGGACATCACCCCCGCGTCTCAAGCACGCATTGGTGCGGTCCAGCAGGTGACTAAGCTGTTTGATGCGACCAAATGTACCGGCTGTAAGGCATGTCAGGTTGCCTGCTCCGAATGGAATGACCTTCGTGAAGATGTCGGCACTTTCCAAGGCAGTTACCAGAACCCGATGATACTGTCTCCAGAAAGCTGGAACATAATGCAATATCACGAAGTGATGGATAACAATAAGTTGCGTTGGCAATTTACCCACACTGCCTGTATGCACTGCGCCGATCCAGCCTGCTTAAAAGCTTGTTCTACCAGCGGCGCGATTGTGCAACATGCCAATGGCACTGTGGATTTTGACTCGAACAAGTGTATTGGCTGTGGTTATTGCGCCAGTGCCTGTCCTTTCAACGTGCCTAAGATCAGTGCCAAAGATAACAAAGCCTATAAGTGCACCCTGTGCTCCGATAGGCTCGCCGTTGGCCTCGAGCCTTCCTGTGTTAAAACCTGCACCGTGGGAGCGCTGCGTTTTGGCACCCGCGAAGACATGTTGTTCTATGCCGAAAAACGCGTCGAGCAGTTAAAGGAACGCGGTTTTAGCAAGGCGGGACTTTATAACCCCGAGGGCGTTGGTGGTACGCATATGATGATGATCCTCCACGACATCACACAACCCGAAACCTATGGCATGCCAAAGGATCCGCAAATCCCCGCCGCCACCGAATGGCGTCAAGATTGGCTCAAACCTTTGGGCACCGCAGGCTTGCTCGCAACGGCGGCGTTCGCCCTGATGCACCGCATTGCGGTAGGGCGCAACATCGTCGAGGAAGATCAGCCCGGTTACATTGATGCCGGTGCCACAGAGGAGGAAAAGCAATGA
- a CDS encoding formate dehydrogenase subunit gamma produces the protein MSHKEMIVRHKLVDRLCHWTIVFVGLVTFLTGFSFFYPSFQWLSGIVGTPQLAKVMHPFFGIAMCLLLAVMLIRYYQHNKWNKYDLPWMKAVVWVLLQKEENIPPVGHYNPGQKMLFRAFVVFVLAFLISGIMMWQPYFAPMFSAEAVNWATLVHSACGILMLLSLVVHVWMACWIEGSITGMLYGKVSKAWARKHHPAMLEEHEEK, from the coding sequence ATGAGTCATAAAGAGATGATAGTGCGCCATAAGCTCGTTGATCGTCTGTGTCACTGGACCATAGTCTTTGTGGGATTAGTGACCTTTTTAACGGGATTCTCGTTTTTTTACCCTTCGTTCCAGTGGCTGAGTGGCATTGTTGGCACACCACAACTGGCAAAAGTGATGCATCCATTCTTCGGGATCGCTATGTGTCTGCTGCTGGCGGTGATGCTGATCCGCTATTACCAGCACAATAAGTGGAATAAGTACGATTTGCCCTGGATGAAAGCCGTGGTGTGGGTGCTACTGCAAAAAGAAGAGAACATTCCGCCCGTGGGCCATTACAACCCAGGTCAGAAAATGTTATTCCGCGCCTTTGTGGTTTTTGTACTGGCGTTTCTGATCAGCGGCATCATGATGTGGCAACCTTATTTTGCCCCCATGTTCTCGGCAGAAGCCGTCAATTGGGCCACCTTAGTCCACTCGGCCTGCGGCATATTAATGCTGTTATCCCTGGTGGTACACGTATGGATGGCCTGCTGGATTGAAGGATCTATCACTGGGATGCTCTACGGCAAAGTCTCTAAGGCTTGGGCTCGTAAGCACCACCCAGCCATGTTAGAAGAACACGAGGAAAAATAG
- a CDS encoding SMP-30/gluconolactonase/LRE family protein, producing the protein MQTVTVGELLMTIPVGNRLGEGVLWDELHQSIWWTDILSAVIYRFHLDNRTLDTFPMPHRVGSFGLTVMPTTLIVAFDIGIAFYDLEDKSLTWLAQPEAQIEGNRFNDGRIDRQGRFWAGTMVEQRQSAAQHAALYCIDEKGYCHQRLTYLEISNGLCWSPDGRTLYHADSPTHQIHQYDVDIQTGLLSRKRLFATTSHHIFPDGSDVDAAGYLWNAQWGGGQVVRYRPNGEVDLILKLPVTHPTSIAFGGERRDLLIVTSAKHSLEASQLEQEPQAGDVFIYQLNGICGLDSPRFNG; encoded by the coding sequence ATGCAAACGGTCACGGTTGGCGAGCTGTTGATGACAATCCCTGTTGGCAACCGCCTTGGTGAAGGTGTGTTATGGGATGAGTTACACCAATCCATTTGGTGGACCGACATTTTATCCGCTGTGATTTATCGTTTTCATCTCGACAACCGCACCTTAGATACTTTCCCCATGCCGCATCGCGTCGGCTCCTTTGGCCTCACGGTAATGCCTACAACACTTATCGTCGCATTCGATATCGGTATTGCATTCTATGATCTTGAAGATAAAAGCCTGACATGGCTGGCGCAGCCAGAGGCTCAGATTGAGGGAAATCGCTTTAACGATGGTCGCATCGATAGGCAAGGGCGTTTTTGGGCAGGCACTATGGTGGAACAACGTCAAAGTGCAGCACAACACGCCGCCCTGTATTGCATTGACGAGAAAGGGTATTGCCACCAACGCCTAACGTATCTCGAAATCTCCAACGGCCTATGCTGGAGTCCAGATGGACGAACGCTCTACCATGCCGATTCGCCAACACATCAAATCCATCAATATGATGTTGATATCCAAACGGGTTTATTAAGTCGTAAGCGCCTTTTTGCGACCACCAGCCATCATATTTTCCCTGATGGTTCAGATGTCGATGCGGCGGGTTACCTCTGGAATGCCCAGTGGGGCGGTGGCCAAGTGGTGCGCTATCGTCCCAATGGTGAAGTCGATCTTATCCTCAAATTGCCCGTTACCCATCCAACCAGCATCGCCTTTGGCGGCGAAAGACGCGATCTGTTGATCGTCACCAGTGCCAAACACTCACTTGAGGCATCGCAATTAGAGCAAGAACCGCAAGCCGGCGATGTGTTTATCTACCAATTAAATGGAATTTGTGGCTTAGACAGTCCGCGCTTTAACGGTTAG